The Synergistetes bacterium HGW-Synergistetes-1 genome has a window encoding:
- the gspD gene encoding type II secretion system protein GspD — protein MFKKTKLLASIFILLLILSSSAGCTYAQTQENLDEEQNLAAAARQMRQSNNVQLNFSNLEISKFLRFMSELLNENIVVDPAVGGKVSVVSPKSISLREAREVMLSVLEMNNLSIQNMGGYSKVLPASSGPTLNNTVFKGDRSIAPGESLTVQVVPLRHVKAGYIMEPLKSAVPDISVTPLENGNAVLLTGKASALNRSVSVIRALDAQDSVRSIKAFTLTHANPKIVESQLNVMSKDTSSKLSGILAVGDERTRRVVLIGSGQALREADRLLKILDVPSRAESFHVYRLQNADAKVVAEQMNSILATAAKLSPDPKGAIPSSVVPDLPTNSLVFAASHEQFGSLKEILVQLDIQPKQVLLRGLIAEVNLNKLNSAGIDWAAWGGGIAGDAVIAGNVQMGSSSIPGQIIDLYDKLITKEEIYTDPVNGNIYTKTNTEGKALIYTYVKMLNKYDAINVLSMPRLMCTDNLPSHLQVGQVIPQLKGTLTDTTNPRAVQNTYEYKDVGLILSVTPHVRSGNLVALEIEQRVEDLLTTMGSPTPVTSKREVKTNVLVANGDTIIIGGLIREAEKVLKHRVPFFSYIPLIGNLFKSSEKQREKVDLMIFLTPYILEDPKAASRMTHSIISDGQQLSPAEIGTLMKNQEDYEKSIKNEGVTKEMLDPNKILSGDKQEEKKSDWKSKYNELVKEMETKEKDKGK, from the coding sequence ATGTTCAAAAAAACAAAATTATTAGCCTCCATCTTTATCCTTTTATTAATACTCTCTTCATCAGCCGGATGCACATATGCCCAGACACAGGAAAATCTGGACGAAGAACAGAATCTTGCAGCAGCAGCCCGCCAGATGCGACAGTCAAACAATGTACAGCTTAATTTCAGCAACCTTGAGATCAGCAAGTTCCTTAGGTTCATGTCAGAACTTCTGAATGAAAATATCGTAGTGGATCCCGCTGTCGGAGGAAAAGTCTCTGTCGTTTCGCCAAAGTCCATCTCGTTAAGGGAGGCAAGGGAGGTAATGCTCTCCGTGCTTGAGATGAACAACCTTTCAATACAGAACATGGGCGGGTATTCAAAGGTATTGCCTGCAAGCTCCGGACCGACACTGAACAACACCGTTTTCAAGGGCGACCGCAGCATAGCTCCCGGTGAATCCCTGACCGTCCAGGTAGTACCTCTGCGCCATGTAAAAGCAGGATACATAATGGAACCGCTCAAATCCGCAGTACCGGACATAAGCGTCACACCCCTTGAAAATGGAAATGCGGTCCTGCTTACAGGGAAGGCATCGGCTTTGAACCGTTCTGTAAGCGTGATAAGGGCCCTTGACGCCCAGGACAGCGTAAGGAGCATTAAGGCTTTCACACTGACACATGCTAATCCAAAGATCGTGGAATCTCAGCTCAACGTTATGTCAAAAGACACTTCATCCAAACTTTCGGGTATTCTTGCAGTAGGGGACGAGAGGACAAGGCGTGTCGTGCTTATTGGAAGCGGTCAGGCTCTTAGGGAAGCTGACCGGCTACTTAAAATACTGGACGTACCTTCGCGCGCTGAAAGCTTCCACGTTTACCGCCTGCAGAACGCAGATGCAAAAGTCGTGGCTGAGCAGATGAACAGCATCCTCGCAACAGCAGCCAAACTTTCCCCCGATCCCAAAGGAGCAATACCTTCCTCGGTGGTCCCGGACCTTCCTACAAACAGTCTTGTCTTCGCAGCCTCACATGAACAGTTTGGTTCGCTCAAGGAGATACTGGTCCAGCTGGATATCCAGCCAAAGCAGGTGCTGTTGCGCGGCCTGATAGCAGAAGTCAACCTCAACAAGCTCAACAGCGCCGGCATAGACTGGGCAGCCTGGGGAGGCGGCATAGCAGGTGACGCTGTGATTGCGGGCAACGTACAGATGGGAAGCTCCTCTATCCCGGGTCAGATAATCGACCTTTACGACAAGCTGATAACAAAAGAGGAAATATATACAGACCCGGTAAACGGAAACATATACACAAAGACAAACACAGAGGGCAAAGCTCTCATATATACATATGTAAAGATGCTGAACAAGTATGACGCTATCAACGTGCTCTCCATGCCCCGCCTGATGTGCACCGACAACCTACCAAGCCATCTGCAGGTTGGCCAGGTCATCCCGCAGCTGAAGGGGACCCTTACAGATACGACCAACCCGAGGGCTGTTCAGAACACATACGAGTATAAGGACGTGGGCCTCATTTTGTCGGTCACCCCGCATGTAAGGAGTGGAAACCTTGTCGCCCTTGAGATAGAACAGAGGGTGGAGGACCTCCTCACCACGATGGGATCGCCGACACCTGTCACATCCAAGCGTGAAGTAAAGACAAACGTCCTGGTTGCCAACGGAGACACGATAATAATCGGAGGACTGATAAGGGAGGCTGAAAAGGTCCTTAAGCACAGGGTGCCTTTCTTCTCATACATCCCCCTTATAGGGAACCTCTTCAAATCCAGCGAAAAACAGAGGGAAAAGGTCGACCTCATGATATTCCTGACTCCTTACATACTGGAAGATCCCAAGGCTGCCTCGAGGATGACCCACAGCATAATCAGCGACGGACAGCAGCTTAGCCCGGCTGAGATCGGAACACTGATGAAGAATCAGGAGGATTACGAAAAATCGATCAAGAACGAGGGAGTAACAAAGGAGATGCTCGATCCTAACAAAATCCTGAGCGGGGACAAGCAGGAAGAGAAGAAGAGCGACTGGAAGTCAAAATACAACGAACTTGTGAAAGAGATGGAAACAAAAGAGAAAGATAAGGGAAAATGA